The following are encoded together in the Thunnus thynnus chromosome 15, fThuThy2.1, whole genome shotgun sequence genome:
- the rfx5 gene encoding DNA-binding protein RFX5 isoform X1 encodes MSEDQRHQRPEASRRGEGGLEAGEGDTEPSMLLQKLKSNISKSVQTKVDQILQDVQRFSDNDKLYLYLQLPSGPSSGDKSSGDSSSFNTADQLHTCNWIRSHLEEHSDTCLPKQDVYETYKRYCENLQHRPLSAANFGKIIRDIFPNIKARRLGGRGQSKYCYSGIRRKTVLNMPLLPNLDLKNDPAELTELVQTYKQEVTEAACELICDWAQKILKRSFDTVVEIARYLIQEHIVNPRCSQAELVSSAALAGGPAKPHKVIKKTPVISKAESDGAADQKREAGDSSCSSALKPPSGDKSASSAKPSSLDAPPPPSSSSSSSLRPAVEAFMKQLPRILPRSSIPDKTLSVRSSPPSLAPKDASGVGGASGPGGPAAAAAASGGGVKVIAMATLPQQQGGPVPVMILPQGCLSYEREKVAPPPPPQPAPPQQQHAPAAPTSVVQKARGNASKRPLEVVTSGGLGMPSSSATNAPPVKRKRGRPRKPRPEDALPAPPAALPSQPPPPAPPSHPPIITSLTGGVIQKASSSSSASAAQPMLELVIQEQPGLVLSQLPAVSEAGHRLVEHRGVVVQCQPGGAPEPDRHGRPLLLFQNPSWELAAAGRTPMVEVIQKAPRPSNNNSSSAPPPAAHLHPPLPLPTLHEERGEVEITLTPVELHVSPQPSSSTSSSSAAPAVSSVTTVKSEEEEEAADSSTSSKREGH; translated from the exons TAAGAGTGTTCAGACCAAAGTGGATCAGATCCTG CAAGACGTTCAGCGTTTCTCCGACAACGACAAGCTGTACCTGTACCTCCAGCTGCCCTCAGGACCCAGCTCCGGAGACAAGAG cagtggAGACTCTAGTTCATTCAACACAGCCGACCAGCTTCACACCTGTAACTGGATCCGCAGTCACCTGGAGGAGCATTCAGACACCTGCCTGCCCAAACAGGACGTCTACGAGACATACAA ACGTTACTGTGAGAACCTGCAGCATCGTCCGCTGAGCGCCGCCAACTTTGGGAAGATCATCAGAGACATTTTCCCGAACATCAAGGCGCGGCGGCTCGGCGGCAGAGGACAGTCCAA GTACTGTTACAGCGGCATCAGGAGGAAGACGGTGCTCAACATGCCTCTGCTGCCCAACCTGGACCTGAAGAACGACccg gCTGAGCTGACTGAGCTGGTCCAGACgtacaaacaggaagtgacagagGCGGCATGCGAGCTGATCTGTGATTGGGCACAGAAGATCCTGAAGCGTTCGTTCGACACGGTGGTGGAGATCGCTCGCTACCTGATCCAGGAGCACATCGTCAATCCTCGCTGCAGCCAGGCCGAGCTGGTCAGCTCCGCAGCGCTTGCAG GAGGTCCAGCCAAACCCCACAAGGTCATCAAGAAAACTCCGGTCATATCTAAAGCAGAGAGCGACGGCGCCGCTGATCAGAAG AGGGAAGCCGGAGACTCGTCCTGCTCGTCTGCGTTGAAGCCGCCGTCTGGAGACAAATCAGCATCATCTGCCAAACCTTCTTCTCTGGATGCTccgcctcctccctcctcttcctcctcctcttctctgcgTCCTGCG GTGGAGGCCTTCATGAAGCAGTTACCCAGAATCCTCCCTCGCAGCTCCATCCCCGATAAGACGCTCTCGGTCCGATCCTCTCCGCCCTCGCTGGCGCCCAAAGATGCCTCAGGTGTCGGGGGGGCGTCGGGACCGGGAGGCccagccgccgccgccgccgccagcGGTGGTGGGGTGAAGGTCATCGCCATGGCAACGCTGCCCCAGCAGCAGGGCGGGCCAGTCCCGGTGATGATCCTGCCTCAGGGCTGTCTGTCGTACGAGAGGGAGAAGGTCGCTCCGCCCCCGCCGCCACAGCCTGctcctccacagcagcagcacgcCCCCGCGGCGCCCACATCTGTGGTCCAGAAAGCTCGAGGGAACGCCAGCAAGCGCCCGCTGGAGGTGGTGACGTCAGGCGGACTGGGCATGCCCAGTAGCTCTGCCACCAACGCTCCTCCAGTAAAACGGAAACGTGGCCGACCAAGAAAACCTCGACCAGAAGACGCCCtgcctgctcctcctgctgctcttccttcccagcctccacctcctgctccTCCCTCCCATCCCCCCATCATCACCTCCCTGACCGGCGGCGTCATCCAGAAagcctcttcctcctcgtctGCGTCGGCGGCACAGCCCATGCTGGAGCTGGTCATCCAGGAGCAGCCGGGGCTGGTTCTGAGTCAGCTGCCGGCGGTGTCAGAAGCGGGTCACCGGCTGGTGGAGCACCGCGGGGTGGTGGTGCAGTGCCAGCCCGGCGGGGCGCCTGAGCCGGACCGCCACGGCCGGCCGCTGCTGCTGTTCCAGAACCCCAGCTGGGAGCTGGCGGCGGCAGGGCGGACGCCGATGGTTGAGGTCATCCAGAAAGCTCCGAGACCGAGcaataacaacagcagcagcgctcctccacctgcagctcaccttcatcctcctctccctctgcccaCGCTACACGAGGAGCGGGGGGAGGTGGAGATAACGCTGACGCCGGTGGAGCTGCACGTCAGCCCACagccttcctcctccacctcttcttcttctgcagctccTGCCGTCTCTTCCGTCACAACGGTGaaaagtgaggaggaggaggaggcggctGACAGCAGCACCTCCTCAAAGAGAGAGGGACACTAG
- the rfx5 gene encoding DNA-binding protein RFX5 isoform X2: MSEDQRHQRPEASRRGEGGLEAGEGDTEPSMLLQKLKSNISKSVQTKVDQILQDVQRFSDNDKLYLYLQLPSGPSSGDKSGDSSSFNTADQLHTCNWIRSHLEEHSDTCLPKQDVYETYKRYCENLQHRPLSAANFGKIIRDIFPNIKARRLGGRGQSKYCYSGIRRKTVLNMPLLPNLDLKNDPAELTELVQTYKQEVTEAACELICDWAQKILKRSFDTVVEIARYLIQEHIVNPRCSQAELVSSAALAGGPAKPHKVIKKTPVISKAESDGAADQKREAGDSSCSSALKPPSGDKSASSAKPSSLDAPPPPSSSSSSSLRPAVEAFMKQLPRILPRSSIPDKTLSVRSSPPSLAPKDASGVGGASGPGGPAAAAAASGGGVKVIAMATLPQQQGGPVPVMILPQGCLSYEREKVAPPPPPQPAPPQQQHAPAAPTSVVQKARGNASKRPLEVVTSGGLGMPSSSATNAPPVKRKRGRPRKPRPEDALPAPPAALPSQPPPPAPPSHPPIITSLTGGVIQKASSSSSASAAQPMLELVIQEQPGLVLSQLPAVSEAGHRLVEHRGVVVQCQPGGAPEPDRHGRPLLLFQNPSWELAAAGRTPMVEVIQKAPRPSNNNSSSAPPPAAHLHPPLPLPTLHEERGEVEITLTPVELHVSPQPSSSTSSSSAAPAVSSVTTVKSEEEEEAADSSTSSKREGH; the protein is encoded by the exons TAAGAGTGTTCAGACCAAAGTGGATCAGATCCTG CAAGACGTTCAGCGTTTCTCCGACAACGACAAGCTGTACCTGTACCTCCAGCTGCCCTCAGGACCCAGCTCCGGAGACAAGAG tggAGACTCTAGTTCATTCAACACAGCCGACCAGCTTCACACCTGTAACTGGATCCGCAGTCACCTGGAGGAGCATTCAGACACCTGCCTGCCCAAACAGGACGTCTACGAGACATACAA ACGTTACTGTGAGAACCTGCAGCATCGTCCGCTGAGCGCCGCCAACTTTGGGAAGATCATCAGAGACATTTTCCCGAACATCAAGGCGCGGCGGCTCGGCGGCAGAGGACAGTCCAA GTACTGTTACAGCGGCATCAGGAGGAAGACGGTGCTCAACATGCCTCTGCTGCCCAACCTGGACCTGAAGAACGACccg gCTGAGCTGACTGAGCTGGTCCAGACgtacaaacaggaagtgacagagGCGGCATGCGAGCTGATCTGTGATTGGGCACAGAAGATCCTGAAGCGTTCGTTCGACACGGTGGTGGAGATCGCTCGCTACCTGATCCAGGAGCACATCGTCAATCCTCGCTGCAGCCAGGCCGAGCTGGTCAGCTCCGCAGCGCTTGCAG GAGGTCCAGCCAAACCCCACAAGGTCATCAAGAAAACTCCGGTCATATCTAAAGCAGAGAGCGACGGCGCCGCTGATCAGAAG AGGGAAGCCGGAGACTCGTCCTGCTCGTCTGCGTTGAAGCCGCCGTCTGGAGACAAATCAGCATCATCTGCCAAACCTTCTTCTCTGGATGCTccgcctcctccctcctcttcctcctcctcttctctgcgTCCTGCG GTGGAGGCCTTCATGAAGCAGTTACCCAGAATCCTCCCTCGCAGCTCCATCCCCGATAAGACGCTCTCGGTCCGATCCTCTCCGCCCTCGCTGGCGCCCAAAGATGCCTCAGGTGTCGGGGGGGCGTCGGGACCGGGAGGCccagccgccgccgccgccgccagcGGTGGTGGGGTGAAGGTCATCGCCATGGCAACGCTGCCCCAGCAGCAGGGCGGGCCAGTCCCGGTGATGATCCTGCCTCAGGGCTGTCTGTCGTACGAGAGGGAGAAGGTCGCTCCGCCCCCGCCGCCACAGCCTGctcctccacagcagcagcacgcCCCCGCGGCGCCCACATCTGTGGTCCAGAAAGCTCGAGGGAACGCCAGCAAGCGCCCGCTGGAGGTGGTGACGTCAGGCGGACTGGGCATGCCCAGTAGCTCTGCCACCAACGCTCCTCCAGTAAAACGGAAACGTGGCCGACCAAGAAAACCTCGACCAGAAGACGCCCtgcctgctcctcctgctgctcttccttcccagcctccacctcctgctccTCCCTCCCATCCCCCCATCATCACCTCCCTGACCGGCGGCGTCATCCAGAAagcctcttcctcctcgtctGCGTCGGCGGCACAGCCCATGCTGGAGCTGGTCATCCAGGAGCAGCCGGGGCTGGTTCTGAGTCAGCTGCCGGCGGTGTCAGAAGCGGGTCACCGGCTGGTGGAGCACCGCGGGGTGGTGGTGCAGTGCCAGCCCGGCGGGGCGCCTGAGCCGGACCGCCACGGCCGGCCGCTGCTGCTGTTCCAGAACCCCAGCTGGGAGCTGGCGGCGGCAGGGCGGACGCCGATGGTTGAGGTCATCCAGAAAGCTCCGAGACCGAGcaataacaacagcagcagcgctcctccacctgcagctcaccttcatcctcctctccctctgcccaCGCTACACGAGGAGCGGGGGGAGGTGGAGATAACGCTGACGCCGGTGGAGCTGCACGTCAGCCCACagccttcctcctccacctcttcttcttctgcagctccTGCCGTCTCTTCCGTCACAACGGTGaaaagtgaggaggaggaggaggcggctGACAGCAGCACCTCCTCAAAGAGAGAGGGACACTAG